GTGGCCCCGTACGGCCGCGGAGCCCAGCAGTCAGCCTGTCATGCACGCCAGTCGAGCGGGACCTGCCTCCCCCGGTCCCACGGCTCCTCCCACCCGGCGAAGTGGAGGAGCCGGTCGATCAGCCCGGCCGTGAACCCCCAGACGAGGGCCGACTCGACCAGGAACGCGGGGCCCTTGTAGCCGCTGGGGTGGACGGCCGTGGCGCGGTTGGCGGGGTCCGCGAGGTCCGCCACGGGCGCCGTGAAGACCCGGGCGGTCTCGGCCGGGTCCACCGCGCCGACCGGGCTCGGCTCCCTCCACCACCCGAGTACGGGCGTGACGACGAAGCCGCTCACCGGGATGTACAGGCGGGGCAGTACGGAGAAGACCTGGACGCCCGACGGATCGAGGCCGGTCTCCTCCTCGGCCTCGCGCAGGGCGGCGCGCAGCGGGCCGAGCGTGGCGGGGTCGCCGTCCTCCGGGTCGAGGGCGCCGCCCGGGAAGGACGGCTGCCCGGCGTGCGAGCGGAGGGTCCCGGCGCGCTCCATCAGCAGCAGCTCGGGCCCGCGCTCACCCTCGCCGAAGAGGATCAGCACGGCGGCCTGGCGGCCTCCCTCCGGCGGCGGCAGGAACC
This genomic window from Streptomyces thermolilacinus SPC6 contains:
- a CDS encoding NUDIX hydrolase yields the protein MTRAREDAGGGGGLPSVDVSVEGLPAWLEPVAKAAHTIEPEQLSRFLPPPEGGRQAAVLILFGEGERGPELLLMERAGTLRSHAGQPSFPGGALDPEDGDPATLGPLRAALREAEEETGLDPSGVQVFSVLPRLYIPVSGFVVTPVLGWWREPSPVGAVDPAETARVFTAPVADLADPANRATAVHPSGYKGPAFLVESALVWGFTAGLIDRLLHFAGWEEPWDRGRQVPLDWRA